A single window of Aspergillus puulaauensis MK2 DNA, chromosome 5, nearly complete sequence DNA harbors:
- a CDS encoding uncharacterized protein (CAZy:PL1;~COG:S;~EggNog:ENOG410PW92;~InterPro:IPR013783,IPR012334,IPR011050;~SECRETED:SignalP(1-19)) codes for MKNILKLAALAASLTATEAQLRVRLMSSSVRQLAEPDFSTFEVESEAQSSSASFNDVNFTVSAPEGSYLQGDYYKYQYTRAVSHLGERVVNQGITTDPDNPGPITLSILGLEEGEHTLLTWHNLWSEPEDSAASVAVSAGGEELDEVEPSVRVDNIWESQTSYIAFSVSSPDEAVEITYTPNGGDGLVFLNGFEIDTPAIGNQVSFPTPANRDERLEPEDDSVTASWRAPTGVESPTYNVYLGTAEDDLAETGKGLSEPSVTLSGLNTLDTFYWRVDVVSGNTTYTGRTFMFRLAHLAFPGAEGYGRFARGGRGGKVVKVTSLDDTEDPGTLRHALTIATGPRTVIFDVGGVITTTSRMTVNGNYITLAGQTAPGKGIAVQGWPLGLSGASDVIVRHLRVRPGSSTGETVDGMGMQGSNYCIFDRCSMGWAIDESFSSRAAKNITFQRNMISEPLNAAGHQNYPEGTEHGYAATVGGDVASLHHNLIAHAEGRSWSMGGGVDDNANFAGRLDIRNNVVYNFGGRVTDGGAMEVNFVGNLYKQGPASDLTYALQATYEDDLPGKQQYHCAGNSMPGIFDQDSTQFVDDGTGQTSEIACYADISIDPAPSYQKFFDEPFFPSHITEQPSTEAYKRVLSDSGASQPILDDHDARIVQETVDGTTTYEGSVTGKPGLIDNEADAGGLEEFPTVSRSASWDADDNGIADWWDGSTGDDGYTVLEGYLNFMADPHVFVAPGGSVDVGLGKLVAGFTDPGFTVGETENGLGEVQVESGTATYTSTGDAGVDYFTVSVEDSEGSTWERRVGVAIFEGADDVE; via the exons ATGAAAAACATCCTAAAACTCGCAGCGCTGGCTGCCTCCCTTACGGCCACAGAGGCCCAGCTCAGGGTACGTTTGATGTCGTCAAGCGTGCGCCAACTCGCCGAGCCCGACTTTTCGACATTCGAAGTCGAAAGCGAAGCGCAGAGCTCCTCTGCCTCGTTTAACGATGTCAATTTCACCGTCTCCGCGCCCGAGGGGTCGTACCTGCAGGGCGATTACTACAAGTACCAGTACACGCGGGCTGTCTCGCACCTGGGCGAGCGCGTTGTGAACCAGGGTATCACCACGGACCCGGATAATCCGGGGCCTATTACGCTGTCGATTCTGGGGTTGGAAGAGGGTGAGCATACGCTGCTTACATGGCATAATCTGTGGTCAGAGCCTGAGGACTCTGCTGCCAGTGTGGCGGTTTCTGCTGGGGGCGAGGAGCTTGATGAG GTTGAACCGTCGGTCCGAGTAGACAATATCTGGGAGTCGCAGACGTCGTACATTGCCTTTTCGGTTTCATCGCCTGACGAGGCTGTCGAGATCACATACACCCCGAATGGCGGCGACGGCCTCGTCTTCCTGAATGGCTTCGAGATCGATACTCCCGCTATAGGAAACCAGGTCTCCTTCCCGACTCCTGCGAACCGCGACGAGCGTTTGGAGCCTGAGGATGATAGTGTCACTGCCTCTTGGAGGGCTCCAACTGGTGTTGAGTCTCCTACGTACAATGTGTATCTTGGTACagccgaggacgacctcgCGGAGACTGGTAAAGGACTGAGTGAGCCGAGTGTGACTTTATCAG GCCTCAACACCCTCGACACCTTCTACTGGCGCGTTGATGTCGTCTCCGGGAATACCACCTACACCGGACGCACCTTCATGTTCCGCCTTGCCCATCTAGCCTTCCCCGGTGCAGAAGGATACGG CCGATTCGCACGCGGCGGACGCGGCGGCAAAGTCGTCAAAGTAACCAGCCTCGACGACACCGAAGACCCAGGCACATTGCGCCACGCCTTAACAATCGCAACCGGCCCGCGGACTGTCATCTTCGACGTCGGCGGCGTAATCACCACGACCTCCCGCATGACCGTCAACGGGAACTACATCACGCTGGCCGGCCAAACAGCACCGGGGAAGGGCATCGCCGTGCAGGGGTGGCCGCTTGGGCTATCCGGGGCGTCGGATGTGATAGTTCGACATCTGCGCGTGCGCCCTGGCTCTTCGACTGGGGAGACGGTCGACGGGATGGGAATGCAGGGGTCGAATTACTGTATCTTTGATCGGTGCTCGATGGGCTGGGCGATTGATGAGTCGTTCTCGTCGAGGGCTGCGAAGAATATTACCTTCCAGCGGAATATGATCTCGGAGCCGTTGAATGCTGCGGGGCATCAGAATTACCCTGAGGGCACGGAGCATGGGTATGCGGCGACTGTGGGGGGTGATGTTGCGAGTCTGCACCATAATCTGATTGCGCATGCAGaggggagaagctggagtATGGGCGGTGGTGTGGATGATAATGCGAATTTTGCGGGACGGTTGGATATTCGCAATAACGTTGTTTATAACTTCG GCGGACGAGTCACCGACGGCGGTGCAATGGAGGTCAACTTTGTGGGAAATCTGTATAAGCAGGGTCCTGCAAGTGACCTAACATATGCACTCCAAGCTACA TACGAGGACGACCTCCCCGGAAAGCAGCAGTACCACTGCGCCGGCAACTCCATGCCAGGCATCTTCGACCAGGACTCAACGCAGTtcgtcgacgacggcacCGGTCAGACATCCGAGATAGCCTGCTACGCCGATATCAGCATCGACCCGGCCCCCAGCTACCAGAAGTTCTTCGATGAGCC ATTCTTCCCCTCCCATATAACCGAGCAACCATCCACAGAAGCATACAAGCGCGTCCTCTCCGACAGCGGCGCATCCCAACCAATCCTCGACGACCACGACGCACGCATAGTTCAAGAAACCGTCGACGGCACAACAACATACGAGGGTTCCGTCACGGGCAAACCAGGCCTGATCGACAACGAAGCCGACGCCGGCGGATTGGAAGAGTTCCCCACCGTCTCGCGCAGCGCGTCCTGGGACGCGGACGATAACGGCATTGCGGACTGGTGGGATGGATCGACTGGTGACGATGGGTATACGGTGCTGGAAGGGTACTTGAATTTCATGGCCGATCCGCATGTTTTTGTTGCTCCGGGTGGGAGTGTGGATGTTGGGCTTGGGAAGTTGGTGGCTGGGTTTACGGATCCTGGGTTTACGGTTGGGGAGACGGAAAATGGGCTTGGTGAGGTGCAGGTTGAGTCGGGGACTGCGACTTATACGTCTACTGGggatgctggggttgattACTTTACGGTTAGTGTTGAGGATAGCGAGGGGAGTACGTGGGAGCGGAGGGTTGGTGTTGCTATTTTTGAGGGGGCCGATGATGTTGAGTAG